A window of the Ochotona princeps isolate mOchPri1 chromosome 30, mOchPri1.hap1, whole genome shotgun sequence genome harbors these coding sequences:
- the AMOTL2 gene encoding angiomotin-like protein 2 isoform X1, giving the protein MRTLEDSSGTVLHRLIQEQLRYGNLTETRTLLAIQQQALRGGAGAGAPGSPQASLDILAPEDSQVLQQATRQEPQGQEHQVGESHLAESTLHRLCPQPSKGEELPTYEEAKAHSQYYAAQQAAPRDPRGAPGGSRRQDEALRELRHGHVRSLSERLLQLSLERNGARVPGHMSSSHSFPQLARSQQGLPARAPLPEGPEPRGPPPQYPHHVVLAHETATAVAEPRYRARGSPHQQHAEVRILQAQVPPLFLQQQYQYLQQPQEHTPPPHLTTLSHGPPGGLEGPPSAQASSGSAHLAQMESVLRENARLQRDNEQLQRELENSAEKAARIEKLESEIQRLSEAHESLTRASSKREALEKTMRNKMDSEMRRLQDFNRDLRERLESANHRLASRTQEAQAGSQDMVAKLLAQSYEQQQEQEKAERETALLRGAMEDQRRRAELLEQALGNAQARAARAEDELRKKQAYVDKVERLQQALGQLQAACEKREQLELRLRTRLEQELKALRAQQRQAGTSSSGSGGTGAPELSALRLSEQLREKEEQILALEADMTKWEQKFLEERAMRQFAMDAAATAAAQRDTTLIRHSPQPSPSSSFNEGLLAGGHRHQQMESRLKVLHAQILEKDAVIKVLQQRSRREPGKATPGSLRPAKSVPSIFAAAATGTMGWPGLSPSEQPADVPARLATADRPPVEELVAASPLPTHAKHGSKDGCTQTDSLLDNTPACPTPEPDSLVGCGSGQKAASLDAVAASRGQDLCDMVEILI; this is encoded by the exons ATGAGGACACTCGAAGACTCCTCTGGGACAGTTCTGCACCGCCTCATCCAGGAGCAGCTGCGCTACGGCAACCTGACAGAGACGCGCACGCTGCTGGCCATCCAGCAGCAGGCCCTGAGGGGTGGGGCCGGGGCTGGAGCCCCGGGGAGCCCCCAGGCTTCCCTGGACATCTTGGCACCTGAGGACAGTCAGGTGCTACAACAGGCCACGAGGCAGGAGCCTCAGGGCCAGGAGCATCAGGTTGGTGAGAGCCACCTGGCGGAGAGCACCCTCCACCGGCTGTGCCCACAGCCCAGCAAGGGCGAGGAGTTGCCCACCTATGAAGAGGCCAAGGCCCATTCGCAGTACTACGCGGCCCAGCAGgcagcgccccgggatccccgcggtgccccaggaggcagcaggcggcAGGACGAGGCCCTGCGGGAGCTGAGGCACGGTCATGTGCGCTCGCTGAGTGAACGGCTCCTGCAGCTGTCGCTGGAGAGGAACGGTGCCCGCGTCCCCGGCCACATGAGCTCCTCGCACAGCTTCCCGCAGCTGGCCCGCAGCCAGCAGGGACTCCCAGCCAGGGCCCCCCTTCCTGAGGGCCCCGAGCCCCGCGGGCCCCCCCCTCAGTACCCGCACCACGTCGTGTTAGCTCACGAGACCGCCACTGCCGTGGCTGAGCCTCGATACCGCGCCCGTGGCAGCCCACACCAGCAGCATGCTGAAGTCAG GATCCTGCAGGCCCAGGTACCGCCCCTGTTCCTCCAGCAGCAGTACCAGTACCTACAGCAGCCCCAGGagcacaccccacccccacacctcacCACTCTCAGCCATGGCCCCCCTGGCGGGCTGGAGGGGCCGCCAAGTGCCCAGGCCTCCTCGGGAAGCGCCCACCTGGCCCAGATGGAGAGTGTGTTGCGGGAGAATGCCAGGCTGCAGAGGGACAACGAGCAGCTGCAGCGGGAGTTGGAGAACTCAGCTGAGAAGGCTGCCCGAATTGAGAAG CTGGAGAGTGAGATCCAGAGGCTGTCCGAGGCCCATGAGAGCCTGACCAGGGCCTCTTCCAAACGGGAGGCCCTGGAGAAGACCATGCGCAACAAGATGGACAGCGAAATGAGGAGACTGCAGGACTTCAACCGGGACCTGAGAG AGAGACTGGAATCTGCCAACCATCGCCTGGCCAGCAGGACCCAGGAGGCCCAGGCGGGCAGTCAGGACATGGTGGCCAAGCTGCTTGCTCAGA GCTACGAGCAGCAACAGGAACAGGAGAAGGCGGAGCGGGAGACAGCGCTGCTGCGCGGCGCCATGGAGGACCAGCGGCGGCGGGCGGAGCTGCTGGAGCAGGCGCTGGGCAACGCTCAGGCCCGGGCGGCCCGCGCTGAGGACGAGCTGCGCAAGAAGCAGGCGTACGTGGACAAGGTGGAGCGACTGCAGCAGGCGCTGGGGCAGCTGCAGGCGGCCTGCGAGAAGCgcgagcagctggagctgaggctgcGCACACGCCTGGAGCAGGAACTCAAGGCGCTGCGCGCGCAGCAG AGACAAGCAGGCACCTCCAGCAGTGGCAGTGGTGGCACTGGGGCCCCAGAGCTCAGTGCCCTGCGGCTGTCGGAGCAGCTGCGGGAGAAAGAGGAGCAGATCTTGGCACTGGAGGCCGACATGACCAAGTGGGAACAGAAGTTTCTGGAGGAGCGGGCTATGAGGCAATTTGCCATGGACGCAGCCGCGACAGCCGCCGCCCAGCGTGATACTACTCTCATCCGGCACTCCCCACAGCCCTCACCCAGCAGCAGCTTCAACGAAGGCCTGCTCGCCGGTGGCCACaggcatcagcagatggaaagcag GTTGAAAGTGCTCCACGCCCAGATCCTGGAGAAAGACGCTGTCATCAAAGTCCTGCAGCAACGCTCCAGGAGAGAACCCGGCAAGGCCACCCCGGGCTCCCTGCGGCCTGCCAAGTCCGTGCCGTCCATCTTCGCGGCTGCGGCCACAGGGACCATGGGCTGGCCGGGGCTCTCGCCTAGCGAGCAGCCAGCAGATGTCCCCGCCAGGCTGGCTACAG CAGATAGGCCACCTGTGGAGGAGCTGGtggctgcctctcccctccctacCCACGCCAAACATGGGAGCAAGGATGGGTGCACCCAGACGGACAGCCTGCTGGACAACACCCCTGCCTGCCCAACACCGGAGCCCGACAGCCTGGTGGGGTGCGGCAGCGGCCAGAAGGCAGCCTCTTTAG ACGCTGTGGCTGCATCCAGAGGTCAGGACCTGTGTGACATGGTGGAGATACTGATCTGA
- the AMOTL2 gene encoding angiomotin-like protein 2 isoform X2 has translation MRTLEDSSGTVLHRLIQEQLRYGNLTETRTLLAIQQQALRGGAGAGAPGSPQASLDILAPEDSQVLQQATRQEPQGQEHQVGESHLAESTLHRLCPQPSKGEELPTYEEAKAHSQYYAAQQAAPRDPRGAPGGSRRQDEALRELRHGHVRSLSERLLQLSLERNGARVPGHMSSSHSFPQLARSQQGLPARAPLPEGPEPRGPPPQYPHHVVLAHETATAVAEPRYRARGSPHQQHAEVRILQAQVPPLFLQQQYQYLQQPQEHTPPPHLTTLSHGPPGGLEGPPSAQASSGSAHLAQMESVLRENARLQRDNEQLQRELENSAEKAARIEKLESEIQRLSEAHESLTRASSKREALEKTMRNKMDSEMRRLQDFNRDLRERLESANHRLASRTQEAQAGSQDMVAKLLAQSYEQQQEQEKAERETALLRGAMEDQRRRAELLEQALGNAQARAARAEDELRKKQAYVDKVERLQQALGQLQAACEKREQLELRLRTRLEQELKALRAQQRQAGTSSSGSGGTGAPELSALRLSEQLREKEEQILALEADMTKWEQKFLEERAMRQFAMDAAATAAAQRDTTLIRHSPQPSPSSSFNEGLLAGGHRHQQMESRLKVLHAQILEKDAVIKVLQQRSRREPGKATPGSLRPAKSVPSIFAAAATGTMGWPGLSPSEQPADVPARLATDRPPVEELVAASPLPTHAKHGSKDGCTQTDSLLDNTPACPTPEPDSLVGCGSGQKAASLDAVAASRGQDLCDMVEILI, from the exons ATGAGGACACTCGAAGACTCCTCTGGGACAGTTCTGCACCGCCTCATCCAGGAGCAGCTGCGCTACGGCAACCTGACAGAGACGCGCACGCTGCTGGCCATCCAGCAGCAGGCCCTGAGGGGTGGGGCCGGGGCTGGAGCCCCGGGGAGCCCCCAGGCTTCCCTGGACATCTTGGCACCTGAGGACAGTCAGGTGCTACAACAGGCCACGAGGCAGGAGCCTCAGGGCCAGGAGCATCAGGTTGGTGAGAGCCACCTGGCGGAGAGCACCCTCCACCGGCTGTGCCCACAGCCCAGCAAGGGCGAGGAGTTGCCCACCTATGAAGAGGCCAAGGCCCATTCGCAGTACTACGCGGCCCAGCAGgcagcgccccgggatccccgcggtgccccaggaggcagcaggcggcAGGACGAGGCCCTGCGGGAGCTGAGGCACGGTCATGTGCGCTCGCTGAGTGAACGGCTCCTGCAGCTGTCGCTGGAGAGGAACGGTGCCCGCGTCCCCGGCCACATGAGCTCCTCGCACAGCTTCCCGCAGCTGGCCCGCAGCCAGCAGGGACTCCCAGCCAGGGCCCCCCTTCCTGAGGGCCCCGAGCCCCGCGGGCCCCCCCCTCAGTACCCGCACCACGTCGTGTTAGCTCACGAGACCGCCACTGCCGTGGCTGAGCCTCGATACCGCGCCCGTGGCAGCCCACACCAGCAGCATGCTGAAGTCAG GATCCTGCAGGCCCAGGTACCGCCCCTGTTCCTCCAGCAGCAGTACCAGTACCTACAGCAGCCCCAGGagcacaccccacccccacacctcacCACTCTCAGCCATGGCCCCCCTGGCGGGCTGGAGGGGCCGCCAAGTGCCCAGGCCTCCTCGGGAAGCGCCCACCTGGCCCAGATGGAGAGTGTGTTGCGGGAGAATGCCAGGCTGCAGAGGGACAACGAGCAGCTGCAGCGGGAGTTGGAGAACTCAGCTGAGAAGGCTGCCCGAATTGAGAAG CTGGAGAGTGAGATCCAGAGGCTGTCCGAGGCCCATGAGAGCCTGACCAGGGCCTCTTCCAAACGGGAGGCCCTGGAGAAGACCATGCGCAACAAGATGGACAGCGAAATGAGGAGACTGCAGGACTTCAACCGGGACCTGAGAG AGAGACTGGAATCTGCCAACCATCGCCTGGCCAGCAGGACCCAGGAGGCCCAGGCGGGCAGTCAGGACATGGTGGCCAAGCTGCTTGCTCAGA GCTACGAGCAGCAACAGGAACAGGAGAAGGCGGAGCGGGAGACAGCGCTGCTGCGCGGCGCCATGGAGGACCAGCGGCGGCGGGCGGAGCTGCTGGAGCAGGCGCTGGGCAACGCTCAGGCCCGGGCGGCCCGCGCTGAGGACGAGCTGCGCAAGAAGCAGGCGTACGTGGACAAGGTGGAGCGACTGCAGCAGGCGCTGGGGCAGCTGCAGGCGGCCTGCGAGAAGCgcgagcagctggagctgaggctgcGCACACGCCTGGAGCAGGAACTCAAGGCGCTGCGCGCGCAGCAG AGACAAGCAGGCACCTCCAGCAGTGGCAGTGGTGGCACTGGGGCCCCAGAGCTCAGTGCCCTGCGGCTGTCGGAGCAGCTGCGGGAGAAAGAGGAGCAGATCTTGGCACTGGAGGCCGACATGACCAAGTGGGAACAGAAGTTTCTGGAGGAGCGGGCTATGAGGCAATTTGCCATGGACGCAGCCGCGACAGCCGCCGCCCAGCGTGATACTACTCTCATCCGGCACTCCCCACAGCCCTCACCCAGCAGCAGCTTCAACGAAGGCCTGCTCGCCGGTGGCCACaggcatcagcagatggaaagcag GTTGAAAGTGCTCCACGCCCAGATCCTGGAGAAAGACGCTGTCATCAAAGTCCTGCAGCAACGCTCCAGGAGAGAACCCGGCAAGGCCACCCCGGGCTCCCTGCGGCCTGCCAAGTCCGTGCCGTCCATCTTCGCGGCTGCGGCCACAGGGACCATGGGCTGGCCGGGGCTCTCGCCTAGCGAGCAGCCAGCAGATGTCCCCGCCAGGCTGGCTACAG ATAGGCCACCTGTGGAGGAGCTGGtggctgcctctcccctccctacCCACGCCAAACATGGGAGCAAGGATGGGTGCACCCAGACGGACAGCCTGCTGGACAACACCCCTGCCTGCCCAACACCGGAGCCCGACAGCCTGGTGGGGTGCGGCAGCGGCCAGAAGGCAGCCTCTTTAG ACGCTGTGGCTGCATCCAGAGGTCAGGACCTGTGTGACATGGTGGAGATACTGATCTGA